Proteins encoded together in one Lathamus discolor isolate bLatDis1 chromosome 3, bLatDis1.hap1, whole genome shotgun sequence window:
- the C3H10orf53 gene encoding UPF0728 protein C10orf53 homolog: MNLTLQVLKLGGNSEEMKQIQYWPLLLCPFPPILPADGHQLILEEIPDLNTAELVGNSKTAFYCNINDLDFGDCVFTPLGGDGKLHPLCGEARIAALNAH, encoded by the exons ATGAATCTGACATTGCAAG TGCTAAAGCTTGGAGGAAATTCAGAGGAAATGAAGCAAATACAGTACTGGCCACTGCTTCTTTGCCCTTTTCCACCTATTCTGCCGGCAGATGGACATCAGCTTATTCTGGAAGAGATACCAGACCTGaacactgcagagctggtggGCAACAGCAAGACTGCATTTTACTGCAACATTAATGATCTGGATTTTGGAGA TTGTGTTTTTACTCCTCTGGGAGGTGATGGCAAGTTGCATCCACTTTGTGGAGAAGCCAGAATAGCAGCATTAAATGCTCACTGA